The Pseudanabaena galeata CCNP1313 genome includes a region encoding these proteins:
- a CDS encoding Photosystem I reaction center subunit IX, translating to MKGFLSSAPVLAAVWMTITAGVLIEANRLFPDTLTFPF from the coding sequence TTGAAAGGTTTCTTATCATCTGCTCCTGTTTTAGCTGCTGTATGGATGACCATTACGGCTGGTGTATTGATTGAAGCTAACCGCTTATTCCCAGACACCCTGACATTTCCTTTCTAA
- a CDS encoding Photosystem I reaction center subunit III → MKRLFALILVISLWFGVSLAATPAAYAEFSFNALTPCATSSAFQDRLASEVDGYTARLANFKAGSGPAEYLKGKIAQTEARFAKYAQAGLLCGDDGLPHLISDGRWDRAGEFTIPALMFLYIAGWIGWVGRAYLIAIRKDTATAAQKEILIDLPLAVKYMLTGFAWPLAALKEFGTGELVAPENEVTVSPR, encoded by the coding sequence ATGAAAAGACTTTTTGCTCTCATTTTAGTTATTAGCTTGTGGTTTGGCGTAAGCCTTGCTGCAACCCCTGCTGCATATGCAGAGTTCTCATTCAATGCTTTGACTCCCTGTGCTACATCCTCTGCATTCCAAGATCGTTTGGCTTCAGAAGTTGATGGTTACACCGCTCGTCTAGCTAACTTCAAAGCTGGCAGTGGTCCTGCGGAGTACCTCAAAGGTAAAATCGCTCAAACTGAAGCACGCTTTGCTAAGTATGCTCAAGCAGGCTTACTCTGTGGAGATGATGGTCTACCTCACTTGATCAGTGATGGTCGTTGGGATCGCGCTGGCGAATTCACTATTCCTGCTTTGATGTTCCTATACATCGCTGGTTGGATTGGCTGGGTAGGTCGTGCTTACCTCATTGCGATCCGTAAGGACACAGCAACCGCAGCTCAAAAGGAAATCCTCATCGATCTTCCTCTAGCTGTTAAGTACATGCTAACTGGCTTTGCATGGCCCCTTGCTGCTCTCAAAGAATTTGGTACTGGCGAACTAGTAGCTCCTGAAAACGAAGTTACCGTCTCACCTCGCTAG
- the tsaD gene encoding tRNA (adenosine(37)-N6)-threonylcarbamoyltransferase complex transferase subunit TsaD, producing MPTILAIESSCDETAAAVVYDRQILSSVVSSQIQTHALYGGVVPEIAARQHVETINPAIAQAYRESGKTWADIDGIAVTTAPGLIGSLMIGVTAAKTLAMLHKKPLIAVHHLEGHICSALLADPALEPPFLCLLVSGGHSSIILVKDYTDYQVMGKTRDDAAGEAFDKVARLLGLGYPGGPAIDKIAIAGNPKAYKLPQGRIPDFPYDSSFSGLKTAVLRLTQKLSPNGEELPIADIAASFQETVAAALAIRTIKCALEHNLSTIVAVGGVAANSALRSRLVTSAAEHDIRAIFPPLSLCTDNAAMIGCAGAIHLARGETSSMNIATRSRLNLEDCQSLYS from the coding sequence ATGCCAACTATTCTTGCGATCGAATCTAGCTGTGATGAAACTGCGGCGGCGGTGGTATACGATCGCCAAATTCTTAGTAGCGTAGTTTCATCGCAAATTCAGACCCATGCACTCTATGGCGGCGTTGTGCCTGAGATTGCGGCGCGTCAGCATGTGGAGACGATTAATCCTGCGATCGCCCAAGCCTATCGTGAATCGGGTAAAACATGGGCTGATATTGACGGGATTGCGGTGACGACTGCCCCCGGACTAATTGGCTCGCTGATGATCGGCGTAACAGCGGCGAAAACCTTGGCAATGCTGCATAAAAAGCCTTTGATTGCCGTGCATCACCTTGAGGGGCATATATGTTCAGCTTTGTTAGCTGATCCAGCTTTGGAGCCACCTTTCCTATGTTTACTAGTCTCTGGCGGACATAGCAGCATTATTTTGGTCAAGGACTACACCGACTATCAGGTGATGGGTAAAACCCGCGATGATGCGGCGGGTGAGGCTTTTGATAAGGTAGCAAGGTTGTTAGGTTTGGGTTACCCTGGGGGCCCAGCAATTGACAAAATTGCGATCGCGGGAAATCCGAAAGCCTACAAATTGCCACAGGGAAGAATCCCCGATTTTCCCTATGATTCCAGTTTTAGCGGCTTAAAGACTGCGGTATTGCGCTTAACCCAAAAGCTAAGTCCCAATGGCGAAGAGTTGCCGATCGCGGATATTGCGGCTAGTTTCCAAGAAACCGTAGCGGCGGCTCTAGCTATAAGGACAATCAAATGTGCGCTTGAGCATAATTTATCGACAATTGTGGCGGTCGGTGGTGTGGCGGCGAATAGTGCTTTGCGATCGCGTCTGGTAACAAGTGCGGCAGAGCATGACATTCGTGCCATTTTTCCGCCTTTGAGTCTATGCACGGATAACGCGGCGATGATTGGCTGTGCGGGAGCGATTCATCTGGCACGCGGCGAAACTTCGTCGATGAATATTGCCACGCGATCGCGCCTAAATCTCGAAGATTGCCAAAGCTTATATTCATAA
- a CDS encoding 1-acyl-sn-glycerol-3-phosphate acyltransferase: MAVDLTRVQPPLKVHPPKANQFILKIIRLLTPFWLRWQCGIKQIETRYIDRLVEATKKFQDGKSRYMLAFRHPTTDDPFAMLYLLAYAVPEQAREMGIKLTTLPHSGFVYDRGISLWAGDYINWLFPALGGISIFRGKLDRPALNLMRKQITHGDVPLSMAPEGGTNGKSETVAELEPGIAQIGFWAAEDLQKEGRTEEMLIIPVGIQYEYSTEAWDKIDQTIATIEKECGINKPAITTDTRYQRLYDLGSYLVQWVSDYYKNFYGNYAKIDSGNTNSDDLAINLQELAERILSVAEMNFGIKAKGTPIDRCRRLEQAGWDRIFRNDIKDLEQLSEVERGFADQLALEASYSNWHMRIAESIIGVTSDYVRQHPSPSRYIEVLKLMWSVLQRVTERNQDSAFKETPHFGDRKLTISVAEPLSVSERLSEYQSSRNSAKECTKKLTEEIHVAMKNLVLPSVM, translated from the coding sequence ATGGCAGTAGATCTGACTCGCGTCCAACCACCTCTCAAAGTTCATCCGCCCAAAGCCAATCAATTCATATTGAAAATCATACGGCTGTTAACGCCTTTTTGGTTGCGGTGGCAATGTGGCATTAAGCAGATTGAAACCCGCTATATTGATCGCCTTGTTGAAGCCACCAAAAAGTTTCAGGATGGTAAATCCCGATATATGCTTGCATTTCGGCATCCCACCACAGATGATCCCTTTGCGATGTTATATCTGTTAGCCTACGCAGTACCAGAACAAGCGCGAGAAATGGGGATCAAACTAACGACATTACCCCATAGTGGTTTTGTGTACGATCGCGGCATTTCTCTATGGGCTGGGGACTATATTAATTGGCTATTTCCAGCATTGGGTGGGATTTCGATCTTTCGCGGCAAGCTCGATCGCCCAGCTTTAAACCTGATGCGTAAGCAAATTACTCATGGAGATGTACCACTCTCGATGGCTCCAGAAGGCGGCACAAACGGTAAAAGCGAAACCGTTGCGGAGTTAGAACCAGGGATCGCTCAGATCGGATTTTGGGCTGCCGAAGATTTGCAAAAAGAAGGGCGTACCGAGGAAATGTTAATCATTCCTGTGGGGATTCAATACGAATATTCGACCGAGGCTTGGGACAAAATCGATCAAACGATCGCCACAATTGAAAAAGAATGTGGAATTAATAAACCTGCAATTACTACCGATACCAGATACCAAAGACTTTACGACTTAGGTAGTTACTTAGTGCAGTGGGTTAGTGATTATTACAAAAATTTCTATGGTAACTATGCCAAAATTGATAGCGGAAACACCAATTCTGATGATTTGGCAATCAATTTGCAGGAGTTGGCTGAGCGCATTTTGAGCGTTGCCGAAATGAATTTTGGCATCAAGGCAAAGGGTACACCCATCGATCGCTGTCGCCGTCTCGAACAAGCAGGATGGGATCGCATTTTTCGCAATGACATTAAGGATCTTGAGCAGTTATCGGAAGTAGAGCGTGGCTTTGCCGATCAGTTAGCTCTCGAAGCCAGCTATAGCAACTGGCATATGCGAATTGCTGAAAGCATTATTGGTGTTACTAGTGATTATGTACGCCAACATCCTAGCCCTAGCCGTTATATCGAAGTTTTGAAATTAATGTGGAGTGTGTTGCAGCGCGTCACCGAACGCAATCAAGATTCGGCTTTTAAAGAAACTCCTCACTTTGGCGATCGCAAATTAACCATCTCGGTGGCTGAACCCCTCTCAGTTTCTGAGCGACTATCCGAATATCAATCCAGTCGTAACTCTGCTAAAGAATGTACAAAAAAACTGACTGAAGAAATTCATGTTGCCATGAAAAATTTAGTCTTACCCTCGGTTATGTAA
- a CDS encoding carbonic anhydrase codes for MRKLLKGLHKFQSSYFPANQEIFEQLAEGQKPRVLFITCSDSRIVPHLITQSGVGELFVIRNAGNLVPPFGAANGGEGAAIEYAIHVLGIEQVIICGHSNCGAMKGLLKLEKLRTEMPLVYEWLQHAESTRRLIQENYSDIKGEELLAITMAENVVTQIENLKTYPVIRSKLHQNKMSIYGWIYDIESGEVLAYNPETDEFEVPQSLLASAPNEHFVHTDAPPIPSAYQNDATKSQSKNPGDLASWMSIEQANRIYRGSVR; via the coding sequence ATGAGAAAGCTACTAAAGGGTTTACACAAGTTTCAATCGTCCTATTTCCCTGCCAATCAAGAGATTTTTGAACAACTCGCCGAAGGACAAAAACCGCGAGTATTGTTTATCACTTGCTCCGATTCGCGGATTGTGCCGCATCTCATTACCCAGTCAGGTGTTGGCGAACTATTTGTAATTCGTAATGCAGGGAATTTAGTGCCGCCCTTTGGTGCTGCTAATGGTGGTGAAGGTGCAGCGATCGAATATGCGATCCATGTGCTTGGTATCGAGCAAGTAATTATTTGCGGACATTCTAACTGCGGTGCGATGAAAGGTCTGCTCAAGCTAGAAAAGCTGAGAACCGAAATGCCTCTGGTCTATGAATGGCTTCAACATGCTGAGTCAACGCGCCGACTGATTCAAGAAAATTATTCTGATATTAAAGGTGAAGAACTTTTAGCAATTACGATGGCGGAGAATGTCGTCACCCAAATCGAAAACCTGAAAACCTATCCCGTAATTCGCTCTAAATTGCATCAAAACAAGATGTCTATTTATGGCTGGATTTATGACATTGAGTCGGGTGAAGTGCTTGCCTACAATCCTGAAACTGACGAGTTTGAGGTTCCCCAATCTTTGTTAGCCAGTGCGCCCAATGAACATTTTGTGCATACTGATGCCCCCCCCATTCCATCCGCCTATCAGAACGATGCAACTAAATCTCAATCTAAAAATCCTGGTGATTTAGCTTCATGGATGTCCATTGAGCAAGCCAATCGCATCTATCGCGGTTCAGTAAGATAA
- a CDS encoding ArsR/SmtB family transcription factor — protein sequence MRQYHHPDRENISLTGVFYALSDPTRLQIVKMLATKEEITCGEFCLEMSKSTQSHHFKVLRDMGIMYTRLEGTQHYNSLRREDLDARFPNLLDSILDAIK from the coding sequence ATGCGTCAATATCATCATCCCGATCGCGAAAATATTTCTCTTACTGGTGTTTTCTACGCACTCAGCGATCCAACGCGCTTACAAATCGTGAAAATGTTAGCGACTAAGGAAGAAATTACCTGTGGCGAGTTTTGTCTAGAAATGAGCAAATCCACTCAATCCCATCATTTTAAAGTTCTGCGCGATATGGGAATTATGTATACGCGCCTAGAAGGGACGCAACATTATAATTCCTTGCGCCGAGAGGATTTAGATGCAAGATTTCCCAATTTACTAGATTCTATTTTGGATGCTATCAAGTAG
- a CDS encoding alkene reductase, whose product MSAPLLSSVKLGRYTLPNRIVMAPLTRNRAAAGNVPTALNALHYEQRASAGLLITEATQVCPEGLGYPNTPGIYAPEQVAGWKLVTDAVHAKGGKIFLQLWHVGRISHPDLQPNGILPVAPSAIAPEGESATYTGMKPYVTPRALELAEIPQIIEQYRLGAKNALDAGFDGVEIHSANGYLLDQFLQDNSNHRTDIYGGAVENRARLLLEVTAAVMDVWGSDRVGVRLSPSGTFNSMYDSNRAVTFGYTVKELNRFNLAYLHLVAPRVEGFGSAEDQPDLGADFFRPIFNNPIITAGGYSFETGNEAIASGSADLVAFGRLYIANPDLVERFAANAPLNTPDRNTFYGGDEKGYTDYPSL is encoded by the coding sequence ATGAGCGCTCCCCTTCTCTCCTCAGTTAAGCTTGGTCGTTATACCTTGCCCAATCGAATTGTGATGGCTCCCTTAACACGCAATCGGGCTGCTGCTGGTAATGTACCTACAGCCTTAAATGCTCTGCACTACGAACAAAGAGCTTCCGCAGGATTGTTGATTACCGAAGCAACACAGGTTTGTCCTGAAGGTTTGGGCTATCCCAATACCCCTGGAATTTATGCTCCTGAACAGGTGGCAGGCTGGAAACTGGTTACGGATGCAGTTCATGCTAAGGGTGGCAAAATCTTTTTACAGCTTTGGCATGTGGGCAGAATTTCCCATCCAGACTTACAACCCAATGGCATATTGCCTGTCGCCCCATCGGCGATCGCCCCTGAAGGTGAATCAGCGACTTACACAGGCATGAAGCCTTACGTTACACCTCGCGCTTTGGAATTAGCTGAAATTCCTCAAATTATTGAACAATATCGTCTCGGTGCAAAAAATGCTCTCGATGCGGGTTTTGATGGCGTAGAAATTCACAGTGCAAACGGATATCTATTAGATCAATTTTTGCAAGATAATTCTAATCATCGCACCGATATTTATGGTGGAGCGGTTGAGAATCGCGCTCGTCTATTGCTGGAAGTAACCGCCGCAGTTATGGATGTATGGGGTAGTGATCGCGTGGGAGTGAGACTTTCTCCTAGTGGCACATTTAACAGTATGTATGACTCCAATCGTGCTGTTACTTTTGGCTATACAGTGAAGGAATTGAATCGCTTTAACCTTGCCTATCTACATCTAGTCGCGCCTAGAGTTGAAGGTTTTGGCTCTGCTGAAGATCAACCTGATCTTGGGGCTGATTTCTTCCGTCCAATTTTTAATAATCCAATTATTACTGCGGGTGGTTACAGCTTTGAGACTGGTAACGAAGCGATCGCATCTGGATCGGCAGATCTGGTTGCCTTTGGTCGTCTCTACATTGCTAACCCTGATCTCGTAGAACGATTTGCGGCAAATGCTCCATTAAATACACCTGATCGCAATACCTTCTACGGTGGTGATGAGAAAGGTTATACCGACTATCCCAGCTTGTAA
- a CDS encoding aldehyde dehydrogenase, with protein sequence MVTIPASSLDIQVAIAKQRTFFASGQTKDYNFRVTQLNKLSQMIKEHEQLILDAVYADLRKPAIEAFGSEILVTLSEIKFVLKNLKAWMKPQKVGTPINLFPSSSYIYTEPLGVVLIVAPWNYPFALTIQPLIGAIAAGNCAILKPSEHTPHTSSAITKIINDNFEPNFVIAVEGGIETNQALLAEKFDHIFFTGGTAIGKIVMEAAAKHLTPVTLELGGKSPCIIDETCDLEITAKRIVWGKFYNAGQTCVAPDYLLVQKSIKSALIEKLVTHVQAFFGENPQKSPDLARIVNDRQFDRLVGLLNEGKVLIGGNSDKSDRFIAPTLIEAVSPNSKIMAEEIFGPILPILEYDQLSEAIAFVNAHPKPLALYFFSSNKQNQERIIQETSYGGGCFNDIIMHLGNPELPFGGVGHSGMGNYHGKASFDTFSHRKSVLKNSFRFDLKWRYPPYTMTLDSLKKFIK encoded by the coding sequence ATGGTCACCATACCTGCCAGTAGTCTTGATATCCAAGTCGCGATCGCCAAGCAACGCACTTTTTTTGCCTCAGGTCAAACCAAAGATTATAATTTTCGGGTTACTCAGCTAAATAAGCTTTCACAAATGATTAAAGAACATGAACAGCTAATTCTTGATGCTGTTTATGCCGATTTACGCAAACCCGCGATCGAGGCTTTTGGGAGTGAAATTTTAGTCACCCTCTCAGAGATTAAATTTGTTCTCAAAAATCTTAAAGCTTGGATGAAGCCCCAAAAGGTGGGAACTCCTATCAACTTATTTCCAAGTTCTAGTTATATTTATACTGAACCTCTAGGCGTAGTATTGATCGTTGCGCCTTGGAACTATCCTTTTGCCCTGACAATTCAACCTCTGATTGGGGCGATCGCCGCAGGAAATTGCGCCATTCTCAAGCCTTCAGAACATACGCCGCATACTTCCAGTGCGATCACTAAAATCATTAACGATAACTTCGAGCCTAATTTTGTAATCGCCGTTGAAGGTGGGATTGAGACCAATCAAGCCTTACTTGCCGAAAAATTTGACCATATTTTCTTTACTGGTGGAACTGCGATCGGCAAAATTGTAATGGAAGCTGCGGCAAAACATCTAACTCCTGTCACCCTAGAACTTGGTGGTAAAAGCCCTTGTATTATCGATGAAACCTGTGATTTAGAAATTACTGCGAAGCGGATTGTCTGGGGTAAGTTCTATAATGCTGGACAAACCTGTGTTGCACCTGACTATCTATTGGTTCAGAAAAGTATTAAGTCTGCGCTCATTGAGAAGTTAGTCACTCATGTTCAAGCCTTCTTCGGAGAGAATCCTCAAAAAAGCCCTGACTTGGCTCGTATCGTCAACGATCGCCAATTTGATCGCCTCGTAGGTTTGCTAAATGAAGGTAAAGTACTAATCGGTGGGAACAGCGATAAAAGCGATCGCTTTATTGCACCGACTCTAATTGAGGCGGTGTCTCCTAATTCAAAAATCATGGCTGAGGAAATCTTTGGTCCAATCTTGCCAATTTTAGAATATGACCAACTTTCAGAAGCGATCGCTTTTGTTAATGCTCATCCAAAACCACTAGCCTTGTATTTCTTCTCTAGCAACAAACAGAATCAGGAGCGCATTATCCAAGAGACATCCTACGGTGGCGGTTGTTTCAACGACATCATTATGCATTTAGGCAATCCAGAGCTTCCCTTCGGCGGTGTAGGTCATAGCGGTATGGGTAATTATCATGGCAAGGCAAGTTTCGATACTTTTTCCCATCGTAAGAGTGTCCTCAAAAATTCTTTTCGCTTTGATCTCAAATGGCGCTATCCCCCTTACACAATGACTCTTGATAGCTTGAAAAAATTCATTAAGTAG
- a CDS encoding E3 ubiquitin ligase family protein has protein sequence MAIFGGILIVIGIILFFVQKNYSTKLQSIKLATASTVGELQRIASEIAGEIGSGNLREYVKVRGIIRSDHPLISELKQEPCVHYTMKVVREYEEQQTTRDSENKTRTETRRGSETVSSNSQAIPFTLRDNSGELVVNPYGGNIETVQVLNEFRQESTSGSSISFGGFNLSLGEGMGGRRTIGYRYTESILPCDREVLVIGTAADEGGQVTLRKPIQSDKKFIISLKSEEELAKSTANAAKGFLYGEIACFAIGAILLVLGLILK, from the coding sequence ATGGCAATTTTTGGCGGCATTCTAATCGTAATCGGTATCATTCTATTTTTTGTCCAAAAGAATTACAGTACGAAACTACAAAGTATTAAACTAGCGACAGCCTCAACAGTAGGGGAGTTACAACGGATTGCTAGTGAAATTGCAGGTGAGATTGGCAGTGGAAATTTACGAGAATACGTGAAGGTGCGCGGTATTATTCGTAGCGATCACCCTTTAATTTCGGAGCTTAAACAGGAACCCTGTGTGCATTACACCATGAAGGTGGTCAGGGAATATGAGGAGCAACAGACAACTCGCGATAGTGAAAATAAAACCCGCACCGAAACTCGTCGGGGTTCAGAAACGGTGTCAAGTAATAGTCAAGCAATTCCATTTACTTTGCGAGATAATTCTGGCGAACTTGTGGTTAATCCTTATGGTGGCAATATTGAGACTGTTCAAGTCTTAAATGAGTTTCGACAAGAGAGTACAAGTGGTTCTTCGATATCTTTTGGCGGCTTTAATTTATCCCTCGGTGAGGGCATGGGTGGTAGACGCACAATTGGTTATCGTTATACGGAGTCAATCTTGCCCTGCGATCGCGAGGTTTTAGTAATTGGTACAGCGGCTGATGAGGGTGGGCAAGTTACTCTTCGGAAGCCGATCCAATCTGACAAAAAGTTTATTATTTCCCTCAAGAGTGAAGAGGAATTAGCCAAGTCTACGGCAAATGCTGCCAAAGGTTTTCTCTATGGTGAGATTGCTTGTTTTGCGATCGGGGCAATTCTATTGGTTTTAGGATTAATTTTGAAATAG
- a CDS encoding zinc-dependent metalloprotease produces the protein MKRIRFWIAICLSFFLVLISHPFIERFSPIYAQVPLVTNTPPLPNIQGQDKPALQPFDQLIKDYQKLAGLFTLYRHKETGKIFAEIKPAQLNRNFLAVMTLESGLGERGLYRGIPLRDLIFTLRRLNNNLQFVVPNTNFRAQLGDPQERSLSQSFSDSILISLPILSIHPQNKSFLVDLDPLILSDILPSLSKTLAAQLGTSFTADPSKSYISNAEAFPKNIELESVFGFMGSVIPTSGFSNSNLATLPDSNSFTLKVRYSLSQLPTQNGYRPRLADERIGYFVTAYQDISKSSARTPFVRYINRWHLEKQNPRDPISPPKQPITFWIENTVPLEYRAAVREGALMWNSAFEKIGFKDAIVVKQMPDRTDWNPADVRYNTIRWFNSVDGFFAMGPSRTNPLTGEILDADIIIDSNLVRAIKQNFGSITQQNSWQNLAFLSRLTGNPPLCSSGMDARRMRYDKQAIALLQKQTISPKFNDNLFMSRASDLCYGMEAVEQFKVGAMSLSLFENILPSSDRMKDYINQFVREVTAHEVGHTLGLRHNFHGSAMLSPAELNNTEITRKRGLVGSVMDYNGVNLAPQGTKQGDFFTSKIGAYDEWAIAYGYTPIDAIIPAGELKELEKIAKLAPQSELAYAPDEDAFAGLDPMTQAHDLSNDSITYTQWQFDNARVMWNRIEKRYPGKGVSFNDTKVAFNQVFGHYASNLFTLVSYVGGQSFNRYRSGDAIGRLPFEPVPLSKQREAIASIQKNLFSADALNFSPNLLNKLAPSRWYHWGASPQYSSLDYPIHDRILSLQTFVLSDLLSSERLQRLRDTELKTSAGEALTLPELFDTLMQGIWTEVIQPTNDLTQVSSLRRSLQRQHMNLLVNLALRNRLSLNKIDNFLDLVVGMQTINPPEDARTLAWYQLRQLRDRLASVLRDRGDRLDTYTKAHLEEANDRIAKAIDSKLQAQ, from the coding sequence ATGAAGAGAATTCGATTTTGGATAGCAATTTGCCTTAGTTTTTTTCTTGTACTAATTTCTCATCCATTTATCGAGAGATTTTCTCCCATTTACGCCCAAGTTCCTCTTGTTACTAATACTCCTCCTCTACCTAATATCCAAGGACAGGACAAACCTGCGCTACAGCCATTTGACCAATTAATCAAAGATTATCAAAAATTAGCGGGGCTATTTACGCTTTATCGCCATAAAGAGACGGGTAAAATCTTTGCCGAAATTAAACCTGCACAACTTAATCGCAACTTTTTGGCAGTGATGACCCTTGAATCGGGGCTAGGTGAGCGCGGTCTCTATCGTGGTATTCCTTTGCGTGACTTGATATTCACCCTGCGCCGCTTAAATAACAATTTGCAATTTGTGGTTCCAAATACTAACTTTCGCGCTCAGCTAGGTGACCCCCAAGAGCGATCGCTTAGTCAATCATTTAGCGACTCGATTTTGATATCACTGCCAATTCTCAGTATTCATCCTCAAAATAAATCTTTTTTAGTCGATTTAGATCCCTTGATCTTGAGTGATATTTTACCCAGTTTGAGTAAAACTTTGGCTGCACAACTTGGTACTTCCTTCACAGCCGATCCCAGCAAATCCTATATCAGCAATGCGGAAGCCTTTCCCAAAAATATTGAACTGGAGTCAGTATTTGGATTTATGGGATCAGTAATACCGACTTCAGGATTTAGTAATTCCAATCTAGCTACCTTACCTGATAGCAATAGTTTTACACTCAAAGTCCGTTATAGCCTATCTCAACTACCAACTCAAAATGGCTATCGTCCTCGCCTTGCTGATGAACGAATTGGCTATTTTGTGACAGCCTATCAAGACATCTCCAAAAGCTCGGCAAGAACTCCGTTTGTACGCTACATCAATCGTTGGCATTTAGAAAAGCAAAATCCTCGCGATCCAATTTCTCCACCAAAACAGCCGATTACCTTTTGGATAGAGAATACGGTTCCTTTAGAATATCGGGCTGCTGTGCGGGAAGGTGCATTAATGTGGAATAGTGCCTTTGAGAAGATCGGGTTTAAAGATGCGATCGTTGTTAAACAAATGCCCGATCGCACTGATTGGAATCCAGCCGATGTTCGCTATAACACGATCCGTTGGTTCAACTCAGTTGATGGTTTCTTCGCGATGGGACCATCTCGCACTAATCCCTTAACAGGTGAGATTCTCGACGCTGATATTATTATTGACAGTAATTTGGTTCGAGCCATCAAGCAGAATTTTGGCAGTATCACTCAGCAAAATAGTTGGCAAAACTTAGCTTTTCTGTCGCGTTTGACGGGTAATCCGCCTCTATGCAGTTCTGGAATGGATGCGCGGCGAATGCGCTACGACAAACAGGCGATCGCCTTGCTGCAAAAACAAACGATTTCCCCTAAGTTCAATGACAACCTGTTTATGTCTAGGGCCAGTGATTTGTGCTATGGCATGGAAGCAGTGGAACAGTTTAAGGTGGGTGCAATGTCTCTATCACTGTTTGAGAACATATTGCCCAGTAGCGATCGCATGAAAGACTATATCAATCAATTTGTGCGAGAAGTTACAGCCCATGAAGTCGGACATACCTTGGGTTTGCGCCATAATTTTCATGGTAGTGCGATGCTCTCACCTGCGGAGTTGAACAATACTGAAATCACTCGCAAACGTGGTTTAGTTGGTTCTGTAATGGATTACAACGGTGTAAATCTTGCGCCCCAAGGAACGAAGCAAGGTGATTTCTTCACCAGTAAAATTGGAGCCTATGACGAATGGGCGATCGCCTATGGATATACTCCAATCGATGCGATTATTCCTGCTGGTGAGCTAAAAGAACTAGAAAAAATCGCTAAGCTTGCTCCTCAATCAGAACTAGCCTATGCCCCCGATGAGGATGCATTTGCGGGACTTGATCCTATGACCCAAGCCCATGATTTGAGCAATGATTCTATTACCTATACTCAATGGCAGTTTGACAATGCTCGCGTCATGTGGAACCGCATCGAAAAGCGTTACCCAGGTAAAGGTGTAAGCTTTAATGATACGAAAGTTGCCTTCAATCAGGTGTTTGGACATTATGCCTCTAATTTGTTTACCTTAGTTTCCTATGTGGGTGGGCAATCCTTTAACCGTTATCGTTCTGGTGATGCGATCGGGCGATTACCCTTTGAGCCAGTTCCTCTATCAAAGCAACGGGAAGCGATCGCCTCAATTCAAAAAAATCTCTTTTCAGCCGATGCGCTCAACTTTTCGCCCAATCTGTTGAATAAACTAGCTCCATCCCGTTGGTATCATTGGGGAGCTTCACCGCAATACTCTTCTCTAGACTATCCAATTCACGATCGCATTCTCTCTTTGCAAACCTTTGTTCTAAGCGATTTACTGTCTTCAGAACGCTTGCAAAGGCTACGTGATACGGAACTAAAAACCTCTGCTGGTGAAGCTCTGACCTTACCTGAACTGTTTGACACGCTAATGCAAGGTATTTGGACAGAAGTAATACAACCAACTAATGACTTAACCCAAGTTTCGAGTCTGCGGCGTTCACTTCAGCGCCAACATATGAATCTATTAGTCAATTTGGCTCTCCGCAATCGTCTCTCCTTAAACAAAATCGATAATTTCCTTGATCTTGTCGTTGGGATGCAAACCATTAATCCACCTGAAGATGCCCGTACCCTTGCGTGGTATCAACTGCGTCAACTGCGCGATCGCCTTGCGAGTGTATTGCGAGATCGTGGTGACAGGCTCGACACCTATACAAAAGCCCACCTCGAAGAAGCAAATGATCGCATTGCCAAAGCGATCGACTCCAAGTTGCAAGCTCAATAA